A window of the Hippoglossus stenolepis isolate QCI-W04-F060 chromosome 8, HSTE1.2, whole genome shotgun sequence genome harbors these coding sequences:
- the trip13 gene encoding pachytene checkpoint protein 2 homolog → MEADRMEVASQKQDIHVEVHVRSDSTAKLSEVKMHVLALLNRHSIVFGNYRWTEFDEDFLRKHVESVSIVDIEEMATQPLDLTSCSVSVHVFILNEDGPSTLSLEEDEELSAANHWLLPAAEFHGIWESLVYDSGVKTQLLDYVTTTIYFSDKNVNSNLISWNRVVLLHGPPGTGKTSLCKALAQKLSIRLSSRYSYGQFVEINSHSLFSKWFSESGKLVTKMFQKIQQLIDDKDALVFVLIDEVESLTAARNASQAGTEPSDAIRVVNSVLTQLDQIKRHSNVVILTTSNVTEKIDLAFVDRADIKQYIGPPSEKGIYNIYLSCLEELMKCQIIYPRQQLFTMFELETMGFAKSEVSEHSLNLRNLALKSKGLSGRALRKLPFLAHALFVRSPTVTLERFLEAMDRAVDKQMEEKANLVNGF, encoded by the exons ATGGAGGCGGACAGGATGGAGGTGGCGAGCCAGAAACAAGACATCCATGTGGAGGTCCATGTTAGATCTGACAG CACAGCTAAACTGTCTGAGGTGAAGATGCATGTTCTGGCTCTACTGAATCGCCACAGCATAGTTTTTGGAAACTACAGATGGACGGAGTTTGATGAAGACTTTCTCAGGAAACATGTGGAGTCTGTGTCTATAGTTGATATCGAGGAGATGGCAACACAG CCCCTTGATCTGACaagctgctctgtctctgttcacgTCTTCATTCTGAATGAGGATGGACCCAGCACGCTCAGTttggaagaagatgaagagctTTCAGCAGCCAATCACTGGCTGTTGCCTGCAG CTGAATTCCATGGGATTTGGGAGAGCCTGGTGTATGACAGTGGAGTCAAAACCCAG CTCCTGGATTATGTCACAACAACAATTTACTTCTCAGACAAAAATGTCAATAGCAACCTGATTTCATGGAACCGCGTTGTTCTGCTCCACG GACCCCCGGGCACAGGGAAAACGTCACTGTGCAAAGCTCTTGCCCAGAAGCTGTCAATCAGACTGTCAAGTCG GTATTCTTACGGCCAATTTGTCGAGATAAACAGCCACAGTTTATTCTCAAAGTGGTTCTCAGAG AGCGGCAAGCTGGTCACAAAGATGTTTCAAAAGATCCAACAACTGATCGATGACAAAGACGCTCTGGTGTTTGTTCTGATTGATGAG GTGGAGAGTTTGACAGCAGCAAGGAACGCCAGCCAGGCTGGAACCGAGCCCTCTGACGCCATTCGAGTGGTCAACTCTGTCCTCACTCAGCTGGACCAGATCAAGCG ACATTCGAACGTTGTGATCTTGACGACCTCCAACGTGACAGAAAAGATTGACTTGGCGTTTGTGGACAGAGCTGACATCAAGCAGTACATTGGACCCCCGTCCGAGAAGGGCATCTACAACATCTACCTCTCCTGCCTCGAAGAGCTGATGAAG TGCCAGATCATCTACCCCCGGCAGCAGCTGTTTACCATGTTTGAGCTGGAGACCATGGGGTTTGCTAAGAGCGAGGTGTCTGAACACAGCCTGAACCTGAGGAACTTGGCTCT aaAAAGCAAAGGTTTGAGCGGAAGAGCACTCAGGAAGTTACCGTTTCTGGCCCATGCACTGTTTGTGAGG TCACCGACAGTGACTCTCGAGAGGTTTCTAGAGGCTATGGACCGAGCGGTGGATaaacagatggaggaaaaagCTAATCTGGTCAATGGTTTCTGA
- the brd9 gene encoding bromodomain-containing protein 9 isoform X3, which translates to MGKKHKKHKPEWRTVDDGDYEDKALEKPLKLVLKVGGSEVTELSGSGHDSSYYDDRSDHERERHKEKKKKKKKKSEKDKDKYVNDDERRRRKEEKRKKREREHNESEAAAAATVNTGVAVEPFTLSKAITIALEPEEKKKKKERFEIESEVDEFQPNVKVDVEQQGDRPVRACRTQQENECTPRQQLLEHFLRQLQRKDPHGFFSFPVTDAIAPGYSTIIKHPMDFSTIKDKILNNEYNTVTEFKGDFKLMCDNAMVYNRPETVYYKAAKKLLHTGFKMMSKAAILGDEDLTADETPPEIIPIPVESAKKSKKQPVKDMKEVSYLYEQEGNACSLTDSTAEEHVLALVEHSADEARDRINRYMPNSKMGHLRKESDGSLLYTVVNQLDPEAEEEETHKVDLSSLSNKLLPGLTTLGFKDDRRHKVTFLSSAYNTQSLQKNSVYPDLLPDEVDMLYSAYGDDTGVQCALSIQEFVKGCGNATKHWVDGLLDKMTADDHTPAVNQIRLKRNMMLKPDETKSNICDIQMADGTGLGDSGSVLDFMSMKSYPDMSLDISMLNSLGKTVKKEPGNEEGQQDFNDADKLLQEFQEAQVDRVGSRPSSNLSSLSNASERDQHHLGSPSHLGVGDQSEMVHDPYEFLQSPEPESSANS; encoded by the exons atggggaaaaaacacaagaaacacaaacccGAGTGGAGAACAGTAGACG ATGGGG ACTATGAGGACAAGGCTCTCGAGAAGCCCCTAAAGCTCGTGCTCAAAGTTGGAGGAAGCGAGGTAACCGAGCTCTCCGGGTCGGGCCACGACTCCAGCTACTATGATGACAGATCGGACCATGAGCGAGAGCgccacaaagagaagaagaagaagaagaaaaagaagtctGAGAAGGATAAAGACAAGTATGTGAACGACGACGAGAGACGGCGGCGAAAG gaggaaaagaggaagaagagggagcgAGAGCACAATGAATCCGAGGCAGCAGCTGCGGCTACCGTCAACACTGGTGTCGCCGTTGAGCCTTTTACATTGTCAAAGGCTATAACTATCGCTTTAGAG cctgaggagaagaagaaaaagaaagagaggttTGAAATAGAGTCTGAAGTGGACGAGTTTCAACCCAATGTGAAGGTGGACGTCGAGCAGCAGGGAGACAGACCGGTCAGAGCATGCAGGACACAACAAG AGAATGAGTGCACACCACGTCAACAACTGCTGGAGCACTTCTTACGTCAGCTGCAGAG GAAAGACCCCCATGGATTCTTCTCATTTCCTGTAACAGATGCGATTGCTCCTGGTTACTCAACGATCATCAAACATCCTATGGACTTCAGCACCATTAAAGACAAGATTTTAAACAATGAGTACAACACAGTAACCGAATTCAAG GGGGACTTTAAACTGATGTGTGACAATGCAATGGTTTACAACCGACCAGAGACTGTGTACTATAAGGCTGCCAAGAAACTGCTCCATACAGGATTCAAGATGATGAGCAAG GCAGCCATTTTAGGAGATGAAGACCTAACCGCTGATGAAACTCCCCCGGAGATTATCCCCATCCCAGTGGAATCAGCAAAGAAGTCCAAGAAGCAACCGGTCAAAGACATGAAGGAAGTCAG TTACCTGTATGAACAAGAGGGAAATGCTTGCAGCTTGACTGACAGCACAGCAGAGGAGCATGTCCTGGCTCTGGTTGAACACTCTGCAGATGAAGCCCGTGATCGCATCAACCGATACATGCCAAACTCCAAG ATGGGGCACCTGCGCAAAGAATCAGATGGTTCTCTTTTATATACTGTTGTAAATCAGCTTGATCCTGAGGCTGAAG aaGAGGAGACTCATAAAGTGGACCTGAGTTCTCTGTCAAATAAACTTCTGCCTGGATTAACAACGTTAGGTTTCAAAGATGACAGGAGACACAAAG TGACCTTCCTGAGCAGTGCCTACAACACCCAGAGCCTTCAGAAGAACTCCGTCTATCCAGACCTGCTGCCTGATGAGGTGGACATGCTCTATTCAGCCTATGGAGATGACACAGGGGTACAATGTGCTTTGAG TATACAGGAGTTTGTCAAGGGCTGTGGAAATGCCACTAAGCATTGGGTTGATGGTCTTTTGGACAAGATGACCGCAGACGATCACActccagctgtcaatcagatCCGGCTG aaaagaaacatgATGCTTAAACCTGATGAAACCAAATCCAACATTTGTGATATACAG ATGGCAGATGGCACTGGCTTGGGAGATAGCGGCTCAGTCCTGGACTTCATGTCAATGAAGAGCTATCCTGATATGTCCCTGGATATTTCCATGCTTAACTCATTGG gtAAAACGGTGAAAAAGGAGCCGGGGAATGAGGAGGGCCAGCAGGATTTTAACGATGCAGACAAACTCCTGCAGGAGTTCCAGGAGGCTCAGGTGGACAGAGTGGGCTCCAGACCCTCGTccaacctctcctccctctccaatGCCTCTGAGAGGGACCAGCACCACCTAG GGAGCCCATCACACCTGGGTGTTGGGGACCAGTCAGAAATGGTTCACGATCCCTATGAGTTCCTTCAATCTCCGGAGCCAGAGAGCTCTGCCAACAGCtga
- the brd9 gene encoding bromodomain-containing protein 9 isoform X1: MGKKHKKHKPEWRTVDDGDYEDKALEKPLKLVLKVGGSEVTELSGSGHDSSYYDDRSDHERERHKEKKKKKKKKSEKDKDKYVNDDERRRRKEEKRKKREREHNESEAAAAATVNTGVAVEPFTLSKAITIALEPEEKKKKKERFEIESEVDEFQPNVKVDVEQQGDRPVRACRTQQENECTPRQQLLEHFLRQLQRKDPHGFFSFPVTDAIAPGYSTIIKHPMDFSTIKDKILNNEYNTVTEFKGDFKLMCDNAMVYNRPETVYYKAAKKLLHTGFKMMSKERLLVLKRSMSFMQDMDFTLQAAILGDEDLTADETPPEIIPIPVESAKKSKKQPVKDMKEVSYLYEQEGNACSLTDSTAEEHVLALVEHSADEARDRINRYMPNSKMGHLRKESDGSLLYTVVNQLDPEAEEEETHKVDLSSLSNKLLPGLTTLGFKDDRRHKVTFLSSAYNTQSLQKNSVYPDLLPDEVDMLYSAYGDDTGVQCALSIQEFVKGCGNATKHWVDGLLDKMTADDHTPAVNQIRLKRNMMLKPDETKSNICDIQMADGTGLGDSGSVLDFMSMKSYPDMSLDISMLNSLGKTVKKEPGNEEGQQDFNDADKLLQEFQEAQVDRVGSRPSSNLSSLSNASERDQHHLGSPSHLGVGDQSEMVHDPYEFLQSPEPESSANS; this comes from the exons atggggaaaaaacacaagaaacacaaacccGAGTGGAGAACAGTAGACG ATGGGG ACTATGAGGACAAGGCTCTCGAGAAGCCCCTAAAGCTCGTGCTCAAAGTTGGAGGAAGCGAGGTAACCGAGCTCTCCGGGTCGGGCCACGACTCCAGCTACTATGATGACAGATCGGACCATGAGCGAGAGCgccacaaagagaagaagaagaagaagaaaaagaagtctGAGAAGGATAAAGACAAGTATGTGAACGACGACGAGAGACGGCGGCGAAAG gaggaaaagaggaagaagagggagcgAGAGCACAATGAATCCGAGGCAGCAGCTGCGGCTACCGTCAACACTGGTGTCGCCGTTGAGCCTTTTACATTGTCAAAGGCTATAACTATCGCTTTAGAG cctgaggagaagaagaaaaagaaagagaggttTGAAATAGAGTCTGAAGTGGACGAGTTTCAACCCAATGTGAAGGTGGACGTCGAGCAGCAGGGAGACAGACCGGTCAGAGCATGCAGGACACAACAAG AGAATGAGTGCACACCACGTCAACAACTGCTGGAGCACTTCTTACGTCAGCTGCAGAG GAAAGACCCCCATGGATTCTTCTCATTTCCTGTAACAGATGCGATTGCTCCTGGTTACTCAACGATCATCAAACATCCTATGGACTTCAGCACCATTAAAGACAAGATTTTAAACAATGAGTACAACACAGTAACCGAATTCAAG GGGGACTTTAAACTGATGTGTGACAATGCAATGGTTTACAACCGACCAGAGACTGTGTACTATAAGGCTGCCAAGAAACTGCTCCATACAGGATTCAAGATGATGAGCAAG GAGCGTCTGTTAGTTCTTAAACGCAGCATGTCTTTCATGCAAGACATGGATTTCACCCTGCAGGCAGCCATTTTAGGAGATGAAGACCTAACCGCTGATGAAACTCCCCCGGAGATTATCCCCATCCCAGTGGAATCAGCAAAGAAGTCCAAGAAGCAACCGGTCAAAGACATGAAGGAAGTCAG TTACCTGTATGAACAAGAGGGAAATGCTTGCAGCTTGACTGACAGCACAGCAGAGGAGCATGTCCTGGCTCTGGTTGAACACTCTGCAGATGAAGCCCGTGATCGCATCAACCGATACATGCCAAACTCCAAG ATGGGGCACCTGCGCAAAGAATCAGATGGTTCTCTTTTATATACTGTTGTAAATCAGCTTGATCCTGAGGCTGAAG aaGAGGAGACTCATAAAGTGGACCTGAGTTCTCTGTCAAATAAACTTCTGCCTGGATTAACAACGTTAGGTTTCAAAGATGACAGGAGACACAAAG TGACCTTCCTGAGCAGTGCCTACAACACCCAGAGCCTTCAGAAGAACTCCGTCTATCCAGACCTGCTGCCTGATGAGGTGGACATGCTCTATTCAGCCTATGGAGATGACACAGGGGTACAATGTGCTTTGAG TATACAGGAGTTTGTCAAGGGCTGTGGAAATGCCACTAAGCATTGGGTTGATGGTCTTTTGGACAAGATGACCGCAGACGATCACActccagctgtcaatcagatCCGGCTG aaaagaaacatgATGCTTAAACCTGATGAAACCAAATCCAACATTTGTGATATACAG ATGGCAGATGGCACTGGCTTGGGAGATAGCGGCTCAGTCCTGGACTTCATGTCAATGAAGAGCTATCCTGATATGTCCCTGGATATTTCCATGCTTAACTCATTGG gtAAAACGGTGAAAAAGGAGCCGGGGAATGAGGAGGGCCAGCAGGATTTTAACGATGCAGACAAACTCCTGCAGGAGTTCCAGGAGGCTCAGGTGGACAGAGTGGGCTCCAGACCCTCGTccaacctctcctccctctccaatGCCTCTGAGAGGGACCAGCACCACCTAG GGAGCCCATCACACCTGGGTGTTGGGGACCAGTCAGAAATGGTTCACGATCCCTATGAGTTCCTTCAATCTCCGGAGCCAGAGAGCTCTGCCAACAGCtga
- the brd9 gene encoding bromodomain-containing protein 9 isoform X2 has product MGKKHKKHKPEWRTVDDYEDKALEKPLKLVLKVGGSEVTELSGSGHDSSYYDDRSDHERERHKEKKKKKKKKSEKDKDKYVNDDERRRRKEEKRKKREREHNESEAAAAATVNTGVAVEPFTLSKAITIALEPEEKKKKKERFEIESEVDEFQPNVKVDVEQQGDRPVRACRTQQENECTPRQQLLEHFLRQLQRKDPHGFFSFPVTDAIAPGYSTIIKHPMDFSTIKDKILNNEYNTVTEFKGDFKLMCDNAMVYNRPETVYYKAAKKLLHTGFKMMSKERLLVLKRSMSFMQDMDFTLQAAILGDEDLTADETPPEIIPIPVESAKKSKKQPVKDMKEVSYLYEQEGNACSLTDSTAEEHVLALVEHSADEARDRINRYMPNSKMGHLRKESDGSLLYTVVNQLDPEAEEEETHKVDLSSLSNKLLPGLTTLGFKDDRRHKVTFLSSAYNTQSLQKNSVYPDLLPDEVDMLYSAYGDDTGVQCALSIQEFVKGCGNATKHWVDGLLDKMTADDHTPAVNQIRLKRNMMLKPDETKSNICDIQMADGTGLGDSGSVLDFMSMKSYPDMSLDISMLNSLGKTVKKEPGNEEGQQDFNDADKLLQEFQEAQVDRVGSRPSSNLSSLSNASERDQHHLGSPSHLGVGDQSEMVHDPYEFLQSPEPESSANS; this is encoded by the exons atggggaaaaaacacaagaaacacaaacccGAGTGGAGAACAGTAGACG ACTATGAGGACAAGGCTCTCGAGAAGCCCCTAAAGCTCGTGCTCAAAGTTGGAGGAAGCGAGGTAACCGAGCTCTCCGGGTCGGGCCACGACTCCAGCTACTATGATGACAGATCGGACCATGAGCGAGAGCgccacaaagagaagaagaagaagaagaaaaagaagtctGAGAAGGATAAAGACAAGTATGTGAACGACGACGAGAGACGGCGGCGAAAG gaggaaaagaggaagaagagggagcgAGAGCACAATGAATCCGAGGCAGCAGCTGCGGCTACCGTCAACACTGGTGTCGCCGTTGAGCCTTTTACATTGTCAAAGGCTATAACTATCGCTTTAGAG cctgaggagaagaagaaaaagaaagagaggttTGAAATAGAGTCTGAAGTGGACGAGTTTCAACCCAATGTGAAGGTGGACGTCGAGCAGCAGGGAGACAGACCGGTCAGAGCATGCAGGACACAACAAG AGAATGAGTGCACACCACGTCAACAACTGCTGGAGCACTTCTTACGTCAGCTGCAGAG GAAAGACCCCCATGGATTCTTCTCATTTCCTGTAACAGATGCGATTGCTCCTGGTTACTCAACGATCATCAAACATCCTATGGACTTCAGCACCATTAAAGACAAGATTTTAAACAATGAGTACAACACAGTAACCGAATTCAAG GGGGACTTTAAACTGATGTGTGACAATGCAATGGTTTACAACCGACCAGAGACTGTGTACTATAAGGCTGCCAAGAAACTGCTCCATACAGGATTCAAGATGATGAGCAAG GAGCGTCTGTTAGTTCTTAAACGCAGCATGTCTTTCATGCAAGACATGGATTTCACCCTGCAGGCAGCCATTTTAGGAGATGAAGACCTAACCGCTGATGAAACTCCCCCGGAGATTATCCCCATCCCAGTGGAATCAGCAAAGAAGTCCAAGAAGCAACCGGTCAAAGACATGAAGGAAGTCAG TTACCTGTATGAACAAGAGGGAAATGCTTGCAGCTTGACTGACAGCACAGCAGAGGAGCATGTCCTGGCTCTGGTTGAACACTCTGCAGATGAAGCCCGTGATCGCATCAACCGATACATGCCAAACTCCAAG ATGGGGCACCTGCGCAAAGAATCAGATGGTTCTCTTTTATATACTGTTGTAAATCAGCTTGATCCTGAGGCTGAAG aaGAGGAGACTCATAAAGTGGACCTGAGTTCTCTGTCAAATAAACTTCTGCCTGGATTAACAACGTTAGGTTTCAAAGATGACAGGAGACACAAAG TGACCTTCCTGAGCAGTGCCTACAACACCCAGAGCCTTCAGAAGAACTCCGTCTATCCAGACCTGCTGCCTGATGAGGTGGACATGCTCTATTCAGCCTATGGAGATGACACAGGGGTACAATGTGCTTTGAG TATACAGGAGTTTGTCAAGGGCTGTGGAAATGCCACTAAGCATTGGGTTGATGGTCTTTTGGACAAGATGACCGCAGACGATCACActccagctgtcaatcagatCCGGCTG aaaagaaacatgATGCTTAAACCTGATGAAACCAAATCCAACATTTGTGATATACAG ATGGCAGATGGCACTGGCTTGGGAGATAGCGGCTCAGTCCTGGACTTCATGTCAATGAAGAGCTATCCTGATATGTCCCTGGATATTTCCATGCTTAACTCATTGG gtAAAACGGTGAAAAAGGAGCCGGGGAATGAGGAGGGCCAGCAGGATTTTAACGATGCAGACAAACTCCTGCAGGAGTTCCAGGAGGCTCAGGTGGACAGAGTGGGCTCCAGACCCTCGTccaacctctcctccctctccaatGCCTCTGAGAGGGACCAGCACCACCTAG GGAGCCCATCACACCTGGGTGTTGGGGACCAGTCAGAAATGGTTCACGATCCCTATGAGTTCCTTCAATCTCCGGAGCCAGAGAGCTCTGCCAACAGCtga
- the brd9 gene encoding bromodomain-containing protein 9 isoform X4, with product MGKKHKKHKPEWRTVDDYEDKALEKPLKLVLKVGGSEVTELSGSGHDSSYYDDRSDHERERHKEKKKKKKKKSEKDKDKYVNDDERRRRKEEKRKKREREHNESEAAAAATVNTGVAVEPFTLSKAITIALEPEEKKKKKERFEIESEVDEFQPNVKVDVEQQGDRPVRACRTQQENECTPRQQLLEHFLRQLQRKDPHGFFSFPVTDAIAPGYSTIIKHPMDFSTIKDKILNNEYNTVTEFKGDFKLMCDNAMVYNRPETVYYKAAKKLLHTGFKMMSKAAILGDEDLTADETPPEIIPIPVESAKKSKKQPVKDMKEVSYLYEQEGNACSLTDSTAEEHVLALVEHSADEARDRINRYMPNSKMGHLRKESDGSLLYTVVNQLDPEAEEEETHKVDLSSLSNKLLPGLTTLGFKDDRRHKVTFLSSAYNTQSLQKNSVYPDLLPDEVDMLYSAYGDDTGVQCALSIQEFVKGCGNATKHWVDGLLDKMTADDHTPAVNQIRLKRNMMLKPDETKSNICDIQMADGTGLGDSGSVLDFMSMKSYPDMSLDISMLNSLGKTVKKEPGNEEGQQDFNDADKLLQEFQEAQVDRVGSRPSSNLSSLSNASERDQHHLGSPSHLGVGDQSEMVHDPYEFLQSPEPESSANS from the exons atggggaaaaaacacaagaaacacaaacccGAGTGGAGAACAGTAGACG ACTATGAGGACAAGGCTCTCGAGAAGCCCCTAAAGCTCGTGCTCAAAGTTGGAGGAAGCGAGGTAACCGAGCTCTCCGGGTCGGGCCACGACTCCAGCTACTATGATGACAGATCGGACCATGAGCGAGAGCgccacaaagagaagaagaagaagaagaaaaagaagtctGAGAAGGATAAAGACAAGTATGTGAACGACGACGAGAGACGGCGGCGAAAG gaggaaaagaggaagaagagggagcgAGAGCACAATGAATCCGAGGCAGCAGCTGCGGCTACCGTCAACACTGGTGTCGCCGTTGAGCCTTTTACATTGTCAAAGGCTATAACTATCGCTTTAGAG cctgaggagaagaagaaaaagaaagagaggttTGAAATAGAGTCTGAAGTGGACGAGTTTCAACCCAATGTGAAGGTGGACGTCGAGCAGCAGGGAGACAGACCGGTCAGAGCATGCAGGACACAACAAG AGAATGAGTGCACACCACGTCAACAACTGCTGGAGCACTTCTTACGTCAGCTGCAGAG GAAAGACCCCCATGGATTCTTCTCATTTCCTGTAACAGATGCGATTGCTCCTGGTTACTCAACGATCATCAAACATCCTATGGACTTCAGCACCATTAAAGACAAGATTTTAAACAATGAGTACAACACAGTAACCGAATTCAAG GGGGACTTTAAACTGATGTGTGACAATGCAATGGTTTACAACCGACCAGAGACTGTGTACTATAAGGCTGCCAAGAAACTGCTCCATACAGGATTCAAGATGATGAGCAAG GCAGCCATTTTAGGAGATGAAGACCTAACCGCTGATGAAACTCCCCCGGAGATTATCCCCATCCCAGTGGAATCAGCAAAGAAGTCCAAGAAGCAACCGGTCAAAGACATGAAGGAAGTCAG TTACCTGTATGAACAAGAGGGAAATGCTTGCAGCTTGACTGACAGCACAGCAGAGGAGCATGTCCTGGCTCTGGTTGAACACTCTGCAGATGAAGCCCGTGATCGCATCAACCGATACATGCCAAACTCCAAG ATGGGGCACCTGCGCAAAGAATCAGATGGTTCTCTTTTATATACTGTTGTAAATCAGCTTGATCCTGAGGCTGAAG aaGAGGAGACTCATAAAGTGGACCTGAGTTCTCTGTCAAATAAACTTCTGCCTGGATTAACAACGTTAGGTTTCAAAGATGACAGGAGACACAAAG TGACCTTCCTGAGCAGTGCCTACAACACCCAGAGCCTTCAGAAGAACTCCGTCTATCCAGACCTGCTGCCTGATGAGGTGGACATGCTCTATTCAGCCTATGGAGATGACACAGGGGTACAATGTGCTTTGAG TATACAGGAGTTTGTCAAGGGCTGTGGAAATGCCACTAAGCATTGGGTTGATGGTCTTTTGGACAAGATGACCGCAGACGATCACActccagctgtcaatcagatCCGGCTG aaaagaaacatgATGCTTAAACCTGATGAAACCAAATCCAACATTTGTGATATACAG ATGGCAGATGGCACTGGCTTGGGAGATAGCGGCTCAGTCCTGGACTTCATGTCAATGAAGAGCTATCCTGATATGTCCCTGGATATTTCCATGCTTAACTCATTGG gtAAAACGGTGAAAAAGGAGCCGGGGAATGAGGAGGGCCAGCAGGATTTTAACGATGCAGACAAACTCCTGCAGGAGTTCCAGGAGGCTCAGGTGGACAGAGTGGGCTCCAGACCCTCGTccaacctctcctccctctccaatGCCTCTGAGAGGGACCAGCACCACCTAG GGAGCCCATCACACCTGGGTGTTGGGGACCAGTCAGAAATGGTTCACGATCCCTATGAGTTCCTTCAATCTCCGGAGCCAGAGAGCTCTGCCAACAGCtga
- the zdhhc11 gene encoding palmitoyltransferase ZDHHC11, which produces MSCFSESRRRTSPMRGSSRNDLVPSKLPRMNGWSWPPQAFQVVGWLVYSFFAIVGFGIYIPLLPLPWNHVLYSLTGIAFIVHLFTHIAAVTIDPADASVRAKQSYSSPKPLFDRKNQQHVIQDLHCYLCDVKVGPKVKHCGVCNKCVEDFDHHCKWLNNCVGGRNYWCFFVALSSATMGSFLLVVVIFFIFIQHYLDPNTLRTAPQFGSLLGNGTWLVFIPLAPIKTSSAGLLILAFITVMLCIVCLLLLCHLLGFHFYLFSKGISTYDYVKMQRQKEARIIDNEAGQSHDAKTHNNDPENQDRSIDCEPALSQSSSTCKFDDGVPLSSRIPGSICTELENLKTSTEKENSFHYGTESPTEKTEREINDIKCWRPSAEEDAQSPSVQSVDSVPVVQDPLGSSVMTPDGT; this is translated from the exons ATGAGCTGCTTCAGTGAGAGTCGAAGACGCACATCTCCCATGCGGGGCAGCAGCCGGAACGACCTGGTCCCCTCCAAACTTCCCAGGATGAACGGGTGGTCGTGGCCCCCTCAGGCCTTCCAAGTGGTCGGCTGGTTGGTGTACAGCTTCTTTGCCATAGTCGGATTCGGCATCTAcatccctcttcttcctctgccgTGGAACCATGTGCTCTACTCC CTCACGGGCATAGCATTTATCGTGCACCTTTTCACGCACATTGCTGCCGTCACTATAGACCCAGCGGACGCCAGCGTCCGGGCCAAACAGAGCTACTCCAGCCCAAAGCCACTTTTTGATCGGAAAAACCAGCAGCATGTCATCCAGGACCTGCACTGTTATCTATGTGATGTCAAGGT TGGCCCCAAAGTGAAACACTGTGGTGTTTGCAACAAATGTGTGGAAGACTTTGATCACCATTGCAAATGGCTGAACAACTGCGTGGGTGGGAGAAACTACTG GTGCTTCTTTGTGGCACTGTCCTCTGCTACGATGGGGTCCTTCCTGCTCGTTGTtgtcatcttcttcatctttattcagcATTACCTGGACCCAAACACTCTAAGAACTGCTCCACAGTTTGGTA gtTTGCTGGGGAATGGGACCTGGCTGGTGTTTATACCATTAGCACCCATAAAGACTAGTTCAGCTGGTCTCCTCATATTGGCCTTTATAACAGTGATGCTTTGCATcgtctgcctgctgctgctctgtcatcTGCTGGGTTTTCACTTTTACCTCT TTTCTAAAGGAATAAGCACCTATGATTATGTAAAGATGCAGCGCCAGAAAGAAGCTAGAATCATAGACAATGAAGCAGGACAATCCCATGATGCCAAAACTCATAACAATGACCCAGAG AACCAAGATCGCTCAATTGACTGTGAGCCTGCATTATCACAGAGTTCAAG taCCTGCAAATTTGATGATGGAGTTCCACTTAGCAGCAGAATTCCCGGGTCCATATGTACAGAG CTGGAAAACCTCAAGACAtcaacagagaaggagaataGTTTTCATTATGGAACAGAAAGCCccacagagaagacagaaa gggaaataaatgaCATCAAATGCTGGAGGCCTAGTGCTGAGGAAGATGCTCAGAGCCCCAGTGTGCAGTCTGTGGACAGTGTTCCTGTGGTGCAGGACCCTCTGGGCAGCTCAGTTATGACTCCAGACGGTACGTGA